The following are from one region of the Nicotiana tabacum cultivar K326 chromosome 3, ASM71507v2, whole genome shotgun sequence genome:
- the LOC107778267 gene encoding uncharacterized protein LOC107778267 has protein sequence MRNIKEAQLSKPIRSDPNQRDPNLWCEYYETHGHRIGDYRHLHEDVAMLLKNGHLREFLSDRAKNNYGRSRENAEPSKIAEDSPRLTNNMIFRGNKINGITFSEAKKIKISVTHNKRLREVAEDDIIFMEEDADGLLLPHNDALVISFNVLDFKIKPILVDPGRSSNIIQ, from the coding sequence atgaggaatatcaaagaagcacAATTATCGAAGCCAATCAGATCTGATCCCAACCAGAGGGATCCTAACTTATGGTGCGAATATTATGAGACTCACGGTCACAGAATTGGGGACTACCGACATCTGCATGAAGATGTGGCGATGTTGTTGAAGAATGGCCATCTTAGGGAGTTCCtgagtgaccgagccaagaacAATTACGGTCGAAGCCGGGAAAATGCAGAGCCTTCGAAGATAGCAGAAGACTCCCCTCGGTTGACTAACAACATGATTTTCAGAGGGAATAAAATTAATGGCATAACCTTTTCGGAGGCCAAGAAAATAAAGATATCAGTGACCCATAAcaagagactccgggaagtcgCAGAAGATGACATCATCTTCATGGAAGAAGACGCCGACGGACTTCTTCTGCCACATAATGATGCCCTAGTAATTTCTTTCAATGTCTTAGATTTCAAGATTAAGCCTATTTTGGTTGACCCAGGAAGATCATCCAACATCATTCAATAG